From the Teredinibacter turnerae T7901 genome, one window contains:
- the modB gene encoding molybdate ABC transporter permease subunit → MELFSTEDLQAILLTLKLATVVTCVLIIIGTPLAWWLVNTQSRWKSFVSALVALPLVLPPSVIGFYLLLAMAPDGPIGHFTTQLGLGTLAFTFPGLVLASVVYSLPFVVQPIHNAIDALGKRPLEVAATLRAGPWDTFFNVVLPLAAPGFITAAVLGFAHTVGEFGVVLMIGGNIPGVTRVVSVQIYDHVEALDYGRAHILSLTMIIFSLLVLAALYSIGKPSAHKLSRS, encoded by the coding sequence ATGGAGCTGTTTTCCACTGAAGATCTGCAGGCGATCCTGTTGACGTTAAAGCTAGCGACTGTTGTGACATGCGTGCTCATTATCATTGGTACGCCTTTGGCGTGGTGGCTCGTGAACACTCAATCGCGGTGGAAATCGTTTGTCAGCGCGTTAGTGGCACTGCCTTTAGTGCTACCTCCCAGTGTTATCGGATTTTACCTGCTACTCGCTATGGCGCCTGATGGGCCCATTGGTCATTTTACAACTCAGCTGGGACTCGGCACCTTGGCATTTACTTTTCCAGGCCTTGTTCTAGCTTCTGTGGTCTATTCGCTCCCCTTCGTTGTACAGCCGATACACAATGCTATTGATGCCCTCGGGAAACGGCCACTCGAAGTCGCAGCCACGTTACGTGCAGGTCCTTGGGATACGTTTTTTAATGTTGTGCTGCCACTCGCAGCGCCAGGCTTTATCACGGCTGCCGTGCTCGGATTTGCCCATACAGTTGGCGAATTCGGTGTTGTTTTAATGATCGGTGGCAATATCCCCGGGGTCACCAGGGTTGTATCCGTGCAGATTTACGATCATGTCGAAGCCCTGGATTACGGTCGCGCCCATATACTTTCCCTTACAATGATCATCTTCTCGCTTCTCGTGTTAGCTGCGCTCTACAGCATTGGAAAACCCTCCGCCCACAAACTGAGCAGGTCCTAG